In Luteimonas viscosa, the following proteins share a genomic window:
- the gspE gene encoding type II secretion system ATPase GspE: MSDPLPAFDYAFAKHQGLVLLALGDRARVGLREDADPAALLEARRSLGVELDVEVLPRASFDRRLSELYADAALAGGAGELALPGDLDALAGDLPATADLLDARDDAPVIRLINGLIAEATRIGASDVHIEPFESALVVRMRVDGVMREALRLPGRIAPLLVSRVKVMARLDIAEKRLPQDGRIGLTMGSKALDVRVSTLPARGGERVVMRILDKDQRTLTLEGLGMQPAVLEALRRALRVPNGIVLVTGPTGAGKTTTLYSALAALNDGRRNILTVEDPVEYAIDGVGQTQVNARVGMSFAAGLRAILRQDPDVVMVGEVRDPETAQIAVQASLTGHLVLSTVHTNDAPGAVTRLRDMGIEPFLLASSLRLVLAQRLLRRLCTACRQPMAADAAAAALLGDDAAGATLYRANGCAQCSHTGYAGRMGIHEALEVDERMRQLIGASADEDALAAAAFARAGRLGDAARAAVLRGDTTLEEAMRVTRQELQDHGGV, encoded by the coding sequence ATGAGCGATCCCCTGCCCGCCTTCGACTATGCCTTCGCCAAGCACCAGGGTCTCGTGCTGCTGGCGCTGGGCGATCGTGCACGCGTCGGCCTGCGCGAGGACGCGGATCCGGCCGCACTGCTGGAGGCGCGCCGCAGCCTCGGCGTCGAACTCGATGTCGAGGTGCTGCCGCGCGCCAGCTTCGACCGCCGCCTGTCCGAGCTCTACGCCGACGCCGCGCTGGCCGGCGGCGCCGGCGAACTCGCGCTGCCGGGCGACCTCGATGCGCTCGCCGGCGACCTCCCCGCCACCGCCGATCTGCTCGACGCCCGCGACGACGCGCCGGTGATCCGCCTGATCAACGGCCTGATCGCCGAGGCCACGCGCATCGGCGCCTCCGACGTGCACATCGAACCGTTCGAATCGGCCCTGGTGGTGCGCATGCGCGTCGACGGCGTGATGCGCGAGGCGCTGCGCCTGCCCGGGCGCATCGCGCCGCTGCTGGTCTCGCGCGTGAAAGTGATGGCGCGCCTGGACATCGCCGAGAAGCGGCTGCCGCAGGACGGCCGCATCGGCCTGACCATGGGCAGCAAGGCGCTCGACGTGCGCGTGTCCACGCTGCCTGCGCGCGGCGGCGAGCGCGTGGTCATGCGCATCCTCGACAAGGACCAGCGCACGCTGACGCTGGAGGGACTGGGCATGCAGCCCGCGGTGCTCGAGGCGCTGCGGCGCGCGCTGCGCGTGCCCAACGGCATCGTCCTGGTCACCGGCCCCACCGGCGCGGGCAAGACCACGACGCTGTATTCCGCGCTGGCCGCGCTCAACGACGGCCGCCGCAACATCCTCACGGTCGAGGATCCGGTGGAATACGCCATCGACGGCGTCGGCCAGACCCAGGTCAACGCGCGCGTGGGCATGAGCTTCGCCGCCGGCCTGCGCGCGATCCTGCGCCAGGACCCGGACGTGGTGATGGTCGGCGAAGTGCGCGACCCCGAGACCGCGCAGATCGCGGTCCAGGCCAGCCTCACCGGCCACCTGGTGCTCTCGACCGTGCACACCAACGACGCGCCGGGCGCGGTGACGCGCCTGCGCGACATGGGCATCGAGCCGTTCCTGCTCGCCTCCAGCCTGCGCCTGGTGCTGGCGCAGCGCCTGCTGCGCCGGCTGTGCACCGCCTGCCGCCAGCCGATGGCGGCCGACGCGGCCGCGGCCGCGCTGCTCGGCGATGATGCCGCCGGCGCAACGCTGTACCGCGCGAACGGCTGCGCGCAATGCAGCCACACCGGCTATGCCGGGCGAATGGGCATCCACGAGGCGCTGGAAGTCGACGAGCGCATGCGCCAGCTGATCGGCGCCAGCGCCGACGAGGATGCGCTGGCCGCTGCCGCCTTCGCGCGCGCAGGGCGCCTGGGCGACGCCGCGCGCGCGGCCGTGCTGCGCGGCGACACCACGCTCGAGGAAGCCATGCGCGTGACCCGCCAGGAGCTGCAGGACCATGGCGGCGTTTGA
- the gspI gene encoding type II secretion system minor pseudopilin GspI: MRADSGAARRCEPRDRGRIRARAGFSLIEMLVALVVFALAVLGLLNLAGESTRTAVAIEERVLAAVVADNVAVEAATLDVRALADEASGREHAGGRDWRWTRTTAPTADPALLRVDIRVSPPGESRVAAELALFRSLPR; this comes from the coding sequence TTGCGCGCTGACTCCGGCGCGGCGCGCCGCTGCGAGCCACGCGACCGCGGCCGCATCCGCGCGCGTGCCGGCTTCTCGCTGATCGAGATGCTGGTGGCGCTGGTGGTGTTCGCGCTCGCGGTGCTCGGGCTGCTGAACCTCGCCGGGGAAAGCACCCGCACCGCAGTGGCGATCGAGGAGCGCGTGCTGGCCGCGGTGGTGGCCGACAACGTCGCGGTCGAGGCCGCCACCCTGGACGTGCGCGCGCTCGCGGACGAGGCCAGTGGCCGCGAGCACGCCGGCGGCCGCGACTGGCGCTGGACACGCACCACCGCGCCCACCGCCGACCCGGCGCTGCTACGCGTGGACATCCGTGTCTCGCCGCCGGGGGAATCGCGCGTGGCAGCCGAGCTCGCGCTGTTCCGGAGCCTGCCGCGATGA
- the gspF gene encoding type II secretion system inner membrane protein GspF encodes MAAFEYSALDVHGRSREGALDAGNAAEARRLLQGRKLLPVRIEPASTRAGQATSRRGRFSAKDLTLLTRQLATLVAVAPLEEALRTIGSQSERAPVRRVVMATHARVVEGFRLSAAMAREPRAFPPLYRAMVAAGEGTGALPAILERLADLHERDQQVRGKLVSALVYPAALAVTAVGVVIALMVFVVPKVVEQFESMGRQLPLLTRIVIGVSEALSTWWLPLLALLAVAVIATARLLRRPAIRRRADAALLRLPLLGRLLRDVHAARMARTLATMSDSGLPLIEGLAITARTVGNTVLREATEAMVEVIREGGSLSNAMKRAAVFPPTLLYMATSGEDSGRLAPMLDRAADYLEREFNTFTTAAMSLLEPLIIIVLGAMVAVIVLAILLPILQFNALVAG; translated from the coding sequence ATGGCGGCGTTTGAGTATTCGGCGCTCGACGTCCACGGACGCAGCCGCGAGGGCGCGCTCGATGCGGGCAACGCCGCGGAGGCGCGCCGACTGCTGCAGGGCCGCAAGCTGCTGCCGGTCCGCATCGAGCCTGCCAGCACCCGCGCCGGGCAGGCCACGTCCCGCCGCGGCCGCTTCAGCGCCAAGGACCTGACCCTGCTCACGCGCCAGCTCGCGACCCTCGTTGCGGTGGCGCCGCTGGAGGAAGCGCTGCGCACCATCGGCAGCCAGTCCGAACGCGCGCCGGTGCGGCGGGTGGTGATGGCCACGCACGCACGCGTGGTCGAAGGCTTCCGCCTGTCCGCTGCCATGGCGCGCGAACCGCGGGCCTTTCCGCCGTTGTACCGCGCCATGGTCGCCGCCGGCGAAGGCACGGGCGCCCTTCCCGCGATCCTCGAGCGCCTCGCCGACCTGCACGAGCGCGACCAGCAGGTCCGCGGCAAGCTCGTCTCCGCCCTGGTGTACCCGGCCGCGCTCGCGGTCACCGCGGTGGGCGTGGTGATCGCGCTGATGGTGTTCGTGGTGCCGAAGGTGGTGGAGCAGTTCGAGTCGATGGGCCGGCAGCTGCCGCTGCTCACGCGCATCGTGATCGGCGTATCGGAGGCGCTTTCGACCTGGTGGCTGCCACTGCTGGCGTTGCTGGCCGTGGCCGTGATCGCCACCGCGCGCCTGCTGCGCCGGCCGGCGATCCGCCGCCGCGCGGATGCCGCGCTGCTGCGCCTGCCGCTGCTCGGCCGGCTGCTGCGCGACGTCCACGCCGCGCGCATGGCGCGCACCCTGGCGACCATGTCCGACAGCGGCCTGCCGCTGATCGAAGGCCTGGCGATCACCGCGCGCACCGTCGGCAACACGGTCCTGCGCGAGGCCACCGAAGCGATGGTCGAGGTGATCCGCGAGGGCGGCAGCCTGTCGAACGCGATGAAGCGCGCCGCGGTGTTCCCGCCGACCCTGCTGTACATGGCCACCAGCGGCGAGGACAGCGGCCGCCTGGCGCCGATGCTCGATCGCGCGGCCGATTACCTCGAACGCGAGTTCAACACCTTCACCACGGCGGCGATGAGCCTGCTCGAACCCCTGATCATCATCGTGCTGGGCGCGATGGTGGCGGTGATCGTGCTCGCCATCCTGCTGCCGATCCTGCAGTTCAACGCCCTCGTGGCCGGCTGA
- the gspG gene encoding type II secretion system major pseudopilin GspG has protein sequence MHRRNTRPFPSRRAAGFTLVELMVAIVIIGLLSTVVMINVMPSQDRAMTEKARADISVLEQALETYRLDNLAYPTPAQGLDALLSAPSGLARPERYRKGGYIRRLPEDPWGNAYQYRQPGRSGGFDVYSFGADGAEGGEGDDADIGNWR, from the coding sequence ATGCACCGCCGCAACACCCGTCCGTTCCCCTCCCGCCGTGCCGCCGGCTTCACCCTGGTCGAGCTGATGGTGGCGATCGTCATCATCGGACTGCTGTCGACGGTGGTGATGATCAACGTCATGCCCAGCCAGGACCGCGCCATGACCGAGAAGGCGCGCGCCGACATCTCCGTACTGGAACAGGCGCTGGAAACCTACCGCCTCGACAACCTCGCCTATCCCACCCCTGCGCAGGGTCTGGACGCGCTGCTCAGCGCGCCTTCGGGACTCGCGCGTCCGGAGCGCTACCGCAAGGGAGGCTACATCCGCCGCCTGCCCGAGGACCCGTGGGGCAATGCCTACCAGTACCGCCAGCCCGGCCGCAGCGGCGGCTTCGACGTGTACTCGTTCGGCGCCGACGGTGCCGAGGGCGGCGAAGGCGACGACGCCGACATCGGCAACTGGCGCTGA
- the gspD gene encoding type II secretion system secretin GspD: MKQRLFATALACALVLPPAPGALAQATSGVTAQDADIRAFIQDVARATGTTFIIDPAVQGSVNITRDVTMDEAELLGVLLAVLRANGLVAVSAGPGAYRVVPDTAAAQLPGSGMGGSAFTTQVLPLSSVDARIAAETLKPLVGRGGVVVPTPQGNALLIADYADNIRRIRGLVAQIDSDTAGIDTVTLRNSSAREVATTVNQLFGGGEARGGQLSIQPVEGSNSIVVRGAPSAVQRVVQTILELDRRAERTGGVRVVRLQHASAEQLLPVLQQLVGQSPDGEDGAGTVAASAANPDATAAQVITAVPGKRPTIVRYPGSNSLIINADPETQRLLVDVITQLDTRREQVLVEAIVVEISDNAARRLGAQLLIAGKEGSNIPFLATQYPGASPGIMPLAGGWYAEQRRREGDDEDDDDGALELARRAAIQSLLGINGALAGIAGSNDNATFGLIIDAVNSDTASNLLSTPSILTLDNEEARILVGQEVPTTTGEVLGDSNSNPFRTIQRQDVGIQLEVTPQINAGGGITLTLRQEVSSIAGPVSEDFAELVLNKREVETRVLVDDGEIVALGGLLDQNDRNTVSKVPLLGDIPIVGQLFRHRSRSRDKTNLMVFIRPTIVRSTADAQAMSANRYGYMRGQMPVMGERENALDELVREYLRTAPPAMPSPAPAATVPAPVAPAEAPAGNGETR, translated from the coding sequence GTGAAGCAGCGACTGTTCGCCACCGCGCTCGCGTGCGCGCTGGTCCTCCCGCCCGCGCCCGGCGCGCTCGCCCAGGCCACTTCCGGCGTGACCGCGCAGGATGCCGACATCCGCGCCTTCATCCAGGACGTGGCGCGCGCCACCGGCACCACCTTCATCATCGATCCCGCCGTGCAGGGCAGCGTCAACATCACCCGCGACGTGACGATGGACGAGGCCGAACTGCTCGGCGTGCTGCTGGCGGTGCTGCGCGCGAACGGCCTGGTCGCGGTATCCGCCGGCCCGGGCGCCTATCGTGTCGTGCCCGACACCGCTGCCGCGCAGCTCCCCGGCAGCGGCATGGGCGGCTCGGCCTTCACCACCCAGGTGCTGCCGCTGTCGAGCGTGGACGCGCGCATCGCCGCCGAGACGCTCAAGCCGCTGGTGGGCCGCGGCGGCGTGGTCGTGCCCACGCCGCAGGGCAATGCGTTGCTGATCGCCGACTACGCCGACAATATCCGCCGCATCCGCGGCCTGGTGGCGCAGATCGACAGCGACACCGCCGGCATCGACACGGTGACGCTGCGCAACAGTTCGGCGCGCGAAGTCGCGACCACGGTCAACCAGCTGTTCGGCGGCGGCGAAGCCCGCGGCGGCCAGCTTTCGATCCAGCCGGTGGAAGGCAGCAACTCGATCGTCGTCCGTGGCGCGCCGTCGGCGGTGCAGCGGGTGGTGCAGACCATCCTCGAACTCGACCGCCGCGCCGAGCGCACCGGCGGCGTGCGCGTGGTCCGCCTGCAGCACGCCAGCGCGGAACAGCTGCTGCCGGTGCTGCAGCAGCTGGTCGGGCAGTCGCCCGACGGCGAGGACGGCGCCGGCACGGTCGCCGCGAGCGCGGCGAACCCCGACGCGACGGCCGCGCAGGTGATCACCGCCGTGCCCGGCAAGCGCCCCACCATCGTCCGCTACCCGGGTTCGAATTCGCTGATCATCAACGCCGATCCGGAGACCCAGCGCCTGCTGGTGGACGTGATCACCCAGCTCGACACGCGCCGCGAACAGGTGCTGGTGGAAGCGATCGTGGTCGAGATTTCCGACAACGCCGCCCGCCGTCTCGGCGCGCAGCTGCTGATCGCCGGCAAGGAGGGCAGCAACATCCCCTTCCTCGCCACCCAGTACCCGGGCGCCAGCCCGGGGATCATGCCGCTGGCCGGAGGCTGGTACGCCGAGCAACGCCGCCGCGAAGGCGACGACGAGGACGACGACGACGGCGCGCTCGAACTCGCCCGCCGCGCCGCCATCCAGTCGCTGCTGGGCATCAACGGCGCGCTGGCCGGCATCGCCGGCAGCAACGACAACGCCACCTTCGGCCTGATCATCGACGCGGTGAACAGCGATACCGCCTCCAACCTGCTGTCCACGCCGTCGATCCTGACCCTGGACAACGAAGAGGCGCGGATCCTGGTCGGCCAGGAAGTGCCGACCACCACCGGCGAGGTGCTGGGCGACAGCAACAGCAATCCGTTCCGCACCATCCAGCGGCAGGACGTGGGCATCCAGCTCGAGGTCACGCCGCAGATCAACGCCGGCGGCGGCATCACCCTCACCCTGCGCCAGGAGGTCTCGTCGATCGCCGGTCCGGTCAGCGAGGACTTCGCCGAGCTGGTGCTCAACAAGCGCGAGGTCGAGACCCGGGTGCTGGTGGACGACGGCGAGATCGTCGCCCTCGGCGGCCTGCTCGACCAGAACGACCGCAATACGGTGTCGAAGGTGCCGCTGCTGGGCGACATCCCGATCGTGGGCCAGCTGTTCCGCCACCGCTCGCGCTCGCGCGACAAGACCAACCTGATGGTGTTCATCCGTCCGACCATCGTGCGCAGCACGGCCGATGCACAGGCGATGAGCGCCAACCGCTACGGCTACATGCGCGGCCAGATGCCGGTCATGGGCGAACGCGAGAACGCGCTGGACGAACTGGTGCGCGAGTACCTGCGCACCGCGCCACCCGCGATGCCTTCCCCGGCGCCTGCGGCGACCGTGCCGGCTCCCGTCGCCCCGGCGGAGGCGCCTGCCGGCAACGGCGAGACGCGATGA
- a CDS encoding GspH/FimT family pseudopilin, with amino-acid sequence MRRARGFTLVELMVVLAVIGLAGGAVALTLPSGDDDPVHEAETFAARLAHARDEAILGMRTVEVGVTARGYGFSHRRFEGWQPLQGRAFAAVDWAAGTRPQLPRRDARIAFRFDPTGATEPASLVLLRDGRRVRVSVDGGGAVAIDGLAR; translated from the coding sequence ATGCGGCGCGCGCGCGGATTCACCCTGGTCGAGCTGATGGTGGTGCTGGCCGTCATCGGTCTGGCCGGCGGCGCCGTGGCGCTGACGTTGCCGTCCGGTGACGATGACCCGGTGCACGAGGCGGAGACCTTCGCCGCGCGCCTGGCGCACGCGCGCGACGAGGCCATCTTGGGGATGCGCACCGTGGAGGTGGGCGTCACCGCGCGTGGCTACGGATTCTCGCATCGCCGCTTCGAGGGCTGGCAGCCTCTGCAAGGTCGCGCCTTCGCCGCCGTGGACTGGGCCGCGGGAACCCGGCCGCAATTGCCCCGCCGCGATGCACGGATCGCATTCCGCTTCGATCCGACCGGCGCGACGGAACCCGCGAGCCTGGTGCTGCTTCGCGACGGGCGCCGCGTGCGCGTGTCGGTCGACGGTGGCGGCGCGGTGGCGATCGATGGCCTTGCGCGCTGA